The genomic segment GATTTTCACATTTGGCCTTTTCCTCCTTTTTCTCCGTTGTTTGATTGCCCTACAAAGGTATAACGAAAAATGAGAGCCAATCCTGTTGGTTCCCATTTTCCCATGTGTGTGACCTGAAAAAAGCTTCTTTGGTTTCATTTCTCGAAGAAATAGAACCAACAAATAGGTTTAGCCCTGCCCGACGACTTTCAGTTGCGGAGTTATCTTTGGCTTCAACGTGATGCGGTTGACCGACTCGCGCTTGCTCTCGTCAGCCATGTTAGCATAAATCTGAGTGGTTTCCACATTTTTGTGTCCGAGCATGTGCTGGACGGTGTAGATGCCTGTTCCTGCATCAACCTGCAAGGAGCCAAAGGTATGACGAGCACAATGGAAGGTGATGTGCTTGGTGATACCTGCAGCCTTCAGCCAGTTCTTCAAGGAGGTGCCTGTCATCTTGTCCTTGAAGTCGGGAAAGACTTTTGCATCGGGTTCGTATTCTCCGTCGTAGAAGCCGATGAGTTCAAGAGCCTCTTCGCTGACGGGGTTGTTCACAAGCTGCTGAGTCTTCTGCATACGCACAGTGATATACATGCCTCCATCTCCGTATGGCTGAATCTTCTTCCACGTCAATGCCTTAACGTCGCTCTTTCTGAGTCCAGTCAGACAAGAGAAGAGGAAAGCCTTTTTCAACACAGGTTCCTTGCAGTCTGTATTGGCAAGGCTGACGAGCTCAGGCTGTGAGAGGTGTTCCTTCTCCGTAGGAATAGTGTCTATTCTGTCAAGGAAGCCATTGGGATTCTCCTTGATCTTGTGGTCGCGGTAGGCTGTGTGGAGCACGGCGCGGAAGGTTGACCAGTAGCCTGCAATGGTGTTGGTGTGCAGCTTCTGCTTCTTGTGGATGGTCTGTGGAGCGGTATAAAGGTACTCCTTGAACTTGTTGCACAGGTCAACGTCTATCTCCCCGAAAGTGCATTTGCCTTCGCAGAAAGTTTCGAAATGCTTATAGACGTTCTGCCACTTGGTGTTTCTGGCATCGGCCTTTTTCTTGAACCATGCGAGGAAGTTGCCTTTTTCCTTCTCTCTGTCGAAGAAGTCGTAGCGTTCGTTCACGATGCTCTCATAGCGTCGGCAGCGCAGTGCCTCGGCTTTTTCCGTCATGCGCTCGTTATAGTCACGCTCGCGCTGGTTCTTGGGCTTGGCAAAGATGTAGATGCCAAGCGACTCATGTCGCTGTACCTTCATGGTTGACTCATCCCTGTAGCCGGGGTAGTAGTCAAGGTAGAAGCTCAGCTGCGTACCTTTCTTTATCTTACGCGTACGCAAGGTTACTGTCTTACAAATGTTACTCATACTTGTATGAAATTTGTTTTGTTAATAATCGAAGGCTATGCGTCTCATAGCGGGTGCAAAGTAACTGCGTGATGAAAGTGTGACCAAAGCACCTTTTCATAACTCATGGATAATTGTACTTTCACGCAGTTGATGCCTATTATTGGGCGTTATTGGAGCCTGTAAGCCCCGAATTGTGCCAGTCTGCTTGCCATTATTCGGTCTAATTCCTCCTTGACGATGAGGTTCTGCACACCGACTTTCACCTTCGTGAGGTTGTTCGTCTTGACCATGACACAGATGTTGCTCTTGGTCATGCCGTACTTCTCGGCAGCTTCGGCTGTGGTGTAATAGGCATCACTCGCCTTCAGGTCGGGACGGAAGATGTCATCCAGATGTTTCTTTGAATAATAGGTCTTGCCATATTCTCGCTTGGTGGGAATATGGCGACGGTAGGCTTGGGTGCGCAAGGATTCCTTGGTCGTGGAATAAAGTGTTTCTGCCTCATCCGTTGTCAGCCATTCTGTCAAGGCTTCTATCTCAGCGGAAACTCCGAAGAGTGCATCCATGTGCTTTCGGCTATAATAGTTTTTGCCTGCAATCTTGCACACAGGTATGTTGTTTCTCTTGGCTGAAACATAGAGCCATGACTTCTTAACCTTGTAGGTTGCCATAACGTCCTCGCCAGAGATGTATTCAAGTGGTTCAATGTCTTGAAAAGAGTTCTCTTTCCTCGTTGACTTACTTGAATCATGTTCCTTCTTCAACGAAAGGGAAGAAGGATTCTTAGGTTTGGATGTTGGCAAGACACGATGATAAGGATTTCCTGCAAGCATCTTTTCAATGTCTGCCTTGCGGATGAATGCCATCCGGCTGCTGATTCGGGATGCAGGAAGTTTACCCTCGTTTACCAACTTGTAAACGTACTGACGGGGAGCATCCCATAAGGATGGCAGCTTTGGAGAATGTGAGATACTCCTGGCTGGCGATGTCTATAACAGGCTGGACAGCCTTCAAAAAGTCCTGTTGCCTCTTCTTGCGCTGAGCCTTTGCCGCCTCGGCACATTGTTCTGAGCAATACCTCTGCGAGCCGCTGTTACAAGTGAACTCCTTTCCGCAGAAGGCGCATTTTCTTGTCTTTCTCATTTGACTCCTTTTTATGTGGTTTTACAATCAATTTCATGCAAACCGCCACGGAGTGAACTTTCGTCAATCATTGACACCCATTGTCAACTCATTCCACGATGTCACGTTCATCAAGTGAGGTCACTTCCTTGCTCCTTTCCCTCTCGTTCTTCAGTCAACCGTTGTCCACTCTTGTCAACCTTTGTCAACCCTGTCCATGAGATGGCAAAATAAAAGCCCTCAAAATTCTCCGCGGTAGAAATGCGTTGCAAAGGTAAGCGGATTTTTGAGAACTACCAAAAAGCAAGCCCGAAGTGTTAAAATCTAAAAGTAGTTGATATACAGAGATTTATCTCTATATGTTTTTCATTGTTTGTAGTTGTTTAGAGGTCTCTAAATACAATTACCGAAAGCTCCAGCTCCTATTACTTTGACTCTGGAGGGGAAATTAATTGAAGTTAATGCCGTGCAACTATGGAATGCGTTTTCTTCAATATATTCAACATTAGATCCGATTGTTACAGATTTTAAATTTGCACAACCTCTAAAGGTTCCATTGCAAATAGAAGTCATGTTTTCGCTTATTACAACAGATTGAAGATTTGAGCAGTTGTAAAACACCTCTTTATCCATAGTATTAACTTTATCTGGAATTATTATTTCTTCAAGTCCTGTGCAGCCTTCAAATGCGTGAAGACCTAAATGACTGACATTATTAAGAAAGGATAGTGATGTCAAACTCGAACAATTTCTGAAAGCCGCTTCTTCGACTTTGACAATTTGGCTTCCTAGGACAATCGTATTAAGGTTGCTGCAGCCATTAAATGTGTTATATGCAATTGTTTTGAGCCCCTCTCCAAGTGTGACGGATTTCAATCCCGAGCATCCGTTAAAAGTAGATTTTTCCAAAATAGTAACACTATTGGGAATTGTTATTGAAACCAAAGAACTACATCCTGAAAATGCAGTTTGCCCAATTTTTGTAATGCTATTTGGAATTGCCACTGTTTGGAGATTCTTACAACCGCTAAATGTATCAAACATAATCTCAGAAATACTATTCGGCATTTCTATTGAAGTAATACCACTTCCACTAAATGCGCCTCTTCCGATTGAAACGACACTATTTGGTATATAAACTGTATTAAGTCCTGAGCAAGATTGAAAAGCGCAATCTTCAATTGTTGTAACAGTACTAGGAATAATCAATGAAGACAACCCTGAACTTGCTTCGAAAGAGAACGTACCAATGGTAGTAACGCCACTGGGTATGATCGTATTATTACACCCTACAATAAGTTTGTTTGTCGAAGTTTCAATTATCGCATTACAATTATTTCTAGAATCGAAAGTGGTATTTGCATTATCCACGACAATAGAATTCATTCCACTACATCCTGCAAATGCTCTATAACCGATTTCTATAACATTGGAGGGAATTTCAATACTTGTCAGTTTTGAACAGTACAAAAAGGCCATAGAGCCGATGGTCTTTATGCTACTTGGCATCTTTATACTTATTACATTGTCGCAATAACTAAATGCAGACTCTTTTATGGCATTGACATTGCAAGTAACACCCTCGTATTCTATCGTCGCAGGAATAACGATATCACCACTATACTTATTACCTTTAGAACTAATGACTTCTGCTGTAGCGATTTTTGTAACGATGTTATACCATATCCCATTTATTTCTTTTTCTCCTGTGAAGGCATTAGCAATAGTCGGTGATAACATCCAAAACACCATAAGAATTACTTTATTCATATGATAAATGGGCGTTGTTATGCCGTTACCCTTCGGCTTTAGTTAGATAATAATTGATTATAAGAGGCGCAGACTCTCGCCATACGTCTCACGGCTCACCACAAGCCACTCCTAAATATGGGAAAGCTGCGCCCTTTTGGGTTGCAGTCCCAATAATAGGAGTTTGCTCTTTTTCACGTGGTGATTGTGAGACTATTGAGCAATATGTCTTGCATTCTTTGCGGAATGCAGGGGCAAAGATACACAAAATTATTCGTATTTCGTACATTATACTAAAAAATGCAGATTTCGAGATGAATTTGTCCACTTTTTACCTCAGTGGTTGACCTTCAGAGTAAAAAAAACGAAGATACAGGACCTTCGGAGACCAATCCGCCGGATAAACTTACAGCGCGTACTTGCCGATGTCGCCGCTCTTGCGGTCCACGACGCTGTCGAGCACCTTGATGCCCGTTCGCTGCCGCGCCGGTTCCATGGGCACGAGGCGGTAGGTCAAACTCCGTTCGTCGAATCCGCGCTTCTGGGTGAAGGGGGCCACCTAGATCCGCTCAAAAGGGTACTGCGCTATGGCTTTTCTCGTTGTCGGCATGGTCAAAGTCTTCTTTTTGGCACAAAGTTACAAATTCTATTTATGAGAGGATAAATTTTTAGCGATGAACTATCTTTTTAATGTATGAAAGGATAATTATTCGTCATCAAGTTATCTTCATATATGGTAGAAAGGGGCACCAACGCTTCGGACGAAGGTTAAATCACATAGAAATCGCTTCTCCGAATCAATGGGGAAGGATTGCTGTCTCTTTGTTCGTAACGCTTTGCCGCTACCAACGGGACGCAAGAAAGCTCGAATTTATTCGGCTTGGCTCTCGCTTAATCAAACCATCCGTCACAAATCCGTGCAGTTTATCCCAGATATTTGGCCAACTGCGTAAAATACAATACTTTTGCAGCATCGAAACGTATAAAACGATAATAATATGAAACAGAAATTTTGCCAGAGCTGCGGCATGCCGCTCACAGATGATGTGCTAGGTACGAATGCCGACGGCACAAAGAACGAAGATTATTGCATGTACTGCTACAAGGACGGCAAGTTCCTGCAGGATTGTACGATGGAAGAGATGATTGAGCATTGTGCTCAGTTTGTTGGTGCAGTAAACGAGGGGCTGGAGAAGCCCATCACCAAAGAGGAGTATATCGGCATGATGAAAACGTATTTCCCCCAGCTGAAGCGCTGGCGCAAAACGCTGAATGTTAGTAGCGATGAAGTCATGACTGTTAACCCTGCTTTGGCAGGCATAAAAGAACTCATTGCACAGATGGCCGACAAACTGCCCATCACTTATATCTCGTCAGTAGACCAAGAAGGTTTCCCTTGGACCAAGGCCATGCTGAAACCACGCAAACGCGAGGGCATCAAAACCTTCTACTTCACCACCAACACATTCTCAATACGTGTGGCTCAATACAAGGCTAACCCCAAGGCCTCGATCTATTTCTGCGATGTCGAGGGTTTCAAGGGCATGATGCTGCGCGGTACGATGGAGGTACTGACGGATGCCGCTTCGAAAGAGATGATTTGGCGTGATGGAGACGAACAGTACTATCCAGGCGGCGTGACCGACCCGAACTATTGTGTCATGAAGTTCACCGCCACCGATGGTCGTTTCTATAGCGATTTTTATCCACGTAGTTTTGTAATTGAGTAAATGATGAACAATAAAGCACCGGTCATACTCATTGGCGAAAAGAGTGACAAGGTATTCCTGTTTGTGCATGGATTGCATGGACGCAAGGAAGAGGCATTGGCCTTTGCAGAGGAGGCTGTGCCCAATGGTTATCAAGTTTTGGGTATCGACCTGCCTGTAGAGCGCAAGCCTTGGGAGGTACTGCCTTTGCTGAATGATATCTGTGATTATCTATATGATAATTGGCAATCGGTTTCCGTTCGTGCTAATAGCATAGGCTCGTGGTTTACGTTGTTGGCTTTCCAGAGCAAGAAAGTGGAACAGGCATTACTTGTTTCTCCGATTCTCGATATGAAGCGGTTTATAGAGCTGATGCCACAGCGTGAGGATGACTATTACGAGTGGGTTGTTAATAACCCTATTACTTGCTGGGATACACCCACATACATCCTTCGCCCAGAAGTGGACTTGATTGTCAGCGAGGAAGTAGGTCACGACTTCATCAGTCAGCATCAGTGCCAGGTCACCATCATGCCTGATGGAGAACATTGGTTTCATACGCCAGAACAGCTTGCTTTCCTGAAAGCATGGGAAGAGAAAACGATAATATCAAATGAATAGAATTACAATGGAAACAAATCGTATCATATTGTGCCCTTGGCGCGAATCGGATGCGGAGACACTGTATAAATGGGCTTCTGATCCTGATGTGGGGCCTCGTGCAGGATGGCCACCTCATCAGAATGTGGAGGAGAGTCTGGAGATTATTCGCACTGTATTTAATGACGTGCTGCACACATGGGCTATCGTTCTAAAAGAGACTGACGAACCTATTGGCGCTATGGGGTACGGCCCGTCGTGCGAGTGCGATCTGCCGGCCCGCGAGGGTGAACCGCTCATTGGTTATTGGGTGGCCAAGCCCTATTGGAATAAGGGCATCTGCACAGAGGCACTGCGCCTGATGTTAGACCACATCCGAGAATCGACGGACATCAAATCGCTCATTAGCGGCCACTTCGTAGATAATCCAGCTTCTGGTAGAGTAATGGAAAAGTGTGGTTTCGTTCCCACAGGCGAGATTTGCATAGACGAAAACCAGTATCAAGGTGAGAACAGGCCTATCAGAGTATTGAGATTAGAATTGTCATCATTGCATGGTGCTACATAGATGCGCGCTCCTGTAACTCACGATTAGCGCTCCCATTCGTCACAAATCACTGCGGTTTATCCCAGATATTTGGCTGTCTCAGCAATTATGCGTTCCTTTGCAGCGTCAAATCATAATAAATAAAATATAATAATGAAAGTGAAGGTTAATCTTGATGATAAAGATGCTTCGTGGCAGTATATTATCGAGCATTACGGAAATAATTTACAATAGCAATAGAATATGAGAATAGAAGAAATCAATGGTGACGAGGTTATTTATATGCGTCGCACGGGACAATACGGTGAAGAAAACTATGAGCTGATGTGCAAAATGAAGGCATGGTCTAATGAACGAGGCTTGTTGACAGACGATGCTGTACTTTTTGGTATAGCCCTCGACAACCCACAATTCACTAAACCAAGCGAGTGTAGATATGATGTATGCCTATTAGCTTCAAGCGCAAAAGATATCGCAGTCGAAGACCAAGTAGAGACCCGGAACCTCTGCGGGGGCAAATATGCAGTCTTCACCATCAACCACACTAAAGATGCCGTAACAGATTTCTGGAAATCATTTCCGACAGAGATGGCCAACAACGGCGTGAAGATAGATTTTTCACGCCCAATAATGGAAAGATATTCTGTCAAGATGGTGTCAAACGGCTTTTGCGAGATGTGTGTGCCTATAGTTGAATGATAAAAATATGAATAATCCATAAACATAGATACACTATGAAAGAAATGAAATTTTGTCAGAGTTGCGGCATGCCGCTAACCGAAGATGTTCTCGGCACGAATGCCGATGGCAGTAAGAATGAAGATTATTGCATGTACTGCTATAAGGATGGGAAGTTCTTGCAGGACTGCACGATGGAAGAGATGATCGAACATTGTGCGCAGTTTATTGGTGCTGTCAACGAGGGGTTGGAGAAACCCATCACTAAAGAGGAGTACATCGGCATGATGAAAACGTATTTCCCCCAATTAAAGCGCTGGCGCAAAACGTTGGATATTAGTAACGATGAAGTCAAGAATGTTAACCCCGCTTTAGCCGGCGTTAAAGAACTCATTGCACAGATGGCCGACAAACTGCCCATCGCTTACATCTCATCAGTAGACCAAGAAGGTTTTCCTTGGACCAAGGCCATGCTGAAGCCACGCAAGCGTGAGGGTATCAAAACTTTCTACTTTACAACTAACACATTCTCAATACGTGTGGCCCAATACAAAGCCAACCCCAAAGCCAGCATCTATTTCTGTGATGCCGAAGGATTTAAGGGCATGATGCTCAGAGGTACGATGGAGGTACTGACGGATGCCGCCTCGAAGGAGATGATCTGGCGCGATGGCGACACAGAGTACTATCTCGGTGGTGTCACCGACCCTAACTATTGCGTACTCAAATTCACCGCCACCGATGGTCGATTCTATAGCGATTTTTATCCACGTAGTTTTGTGATTGAATAAATGATGAACAATAAAGCACTTGTCGTTACCCAGTCATTTCGAGGTTCTGATTGAGAATACAATTCTTAGAGGGAGCGACCGCTGTACATTCAGAATAATGCGATTAAGCGAATAACAAAGCATAAAGGTATTTATTTAAGGAAAAAATGAATATACTGATTCTCTCAGGAAGCCCTCGGAGGGGCGGCAATACGGACTTATTGGTGGAGGCGTTCGTCAAAGGTGTCTTGCAGAAACACCATGTAGAGGTCGTATCTGTACACGATTATAAGGTCAATCCCTGCATGGGCTGTAACGCCTGCTTCAGGAGCGAGCACCATCTTTGTGCTCAGAAGGATGATATGTCGGTTATCTATGAGAAGATGGCTCATGCCGATATTTTGGTAATTGCCTCGCCTGTGTATTTCTACGGACTGAGTGCACAGCTGAAGGCCGTCATCGACCGCTGTCATAATCCCGTCAGGGATACGTTCCCCATCAAGAAGATGGCGTTGCTGCTTGTTGGTGCTGCCACACTTCCTGAACTCTTCGACAGCATCCTCGTGCAATACCAGCTCTGCCTGAACTTCTTCAAGTTGGAGGATGCTGGTCGTGTGTTGGTTCGTGGTGTCAAGGATAAAGGCGATATCAAAAACACCAATGCCTTGAACGAGGCATTCGAGTTAGGACAACATATATAAGAAACATCATATGGCGATAACAAGCGAGCGACTAAAACAGACGTTTTCTGAGGGCGGTGCGCAGGAAATATATCAGGAAGTCAAGGCTGAGGGTGATTTCCTGGGCTTTGCACGACAGTATGTTTTCGATTCGGATTATCGTGTGACGAGGAGTGCCTTGTGGGGACTGACCAAGGCCACGAACGAAGAACTATCTGAATTGCAGGTGATATTTAATGAGTTGATTGACCAGGCCATGCAGACGGAGAACTCGTCCGTCAGGCGGCTAACGCTGAACATCATCGAGCGATTGAAGATGAACGAGGAAGATCTGCGCACAGACTTCCTCGACTTCTGTTTCGAACATGCGGTCAGCATAGAGGAGTTCCCTGGCATCCAGACGCTCTGCATGAAACTTGCCTAT from the Prevotella sp. E15-22 genome contains:
- a CDS encoding site-specific integrase — encoded protein: MSNICKTVTLRTRKIKKGTQLSFYLDYYPGYRDESTMKVQRHESLGIYIFAKPKNQRERDYNERMTEKAEALRCRRYESIVNERYDFFDREKEKGNFLAWFKKKADARNTKWQNVYKHFETFCEGKCTFGEIDVDLCNKFKEYLYTAPQTIHKKQKLHTNTIAGYWSTFRAVLHTAYRDHKIKENPNGFLDRIDTIPTEKEHLSQPELVSLANTDCKEPVLKKAFLFSCLTGLRKSDVKALTWKKIQPYGDGGMYITVRMQKTQQLVNNPVSEEALELIGFYDGEYEPDAKVFPDFKDKMTGTSLKNWLKAAGITKHITFHCARHTFGSLQVDAGTGIYTVQHMLGHKNVETTQIYANMADESKRESVNRITLKPKITPQLKVVGQG
- a CDS encoding leucine-rich repeat domain-containing protein — protein: MNKVILMVFWMLSPTIANAFTGEKEINGIWYNIVTKIATAEVISSKGNKYSGDIVIPATIEYEGVTCNVNAIKESAFSYCDNVISIKMPSSIKTIGSMAFLYCSKLTSIEIPSNVIEIGYRAFAGCSGMNSIVVDNANTTFDSRNNCNAIIETSTNKLIVGCNNTIIPSGVTTIGTFSFEASSGLSSLIIPSTVTTIEDCAFQSCSGLNTVYIPNSVVSIGRGAFSGSGITSIEMPNSISEIMFDTFSGCKNLQTVAIPNSITKIGQTAFSGCSSLVSITIPNSVTILEKSTFNGCSGLKSVTLGEGLKTIAYNTFNGCSNLNTIVLGSQIVKVEEAAFRNCSSLTSLSFLNNVSHLGLHAFEGCTGLEEIIIPDKVNTMDKEVFYNCSNLQSVVISENMTSICNGTFRGCANLKSVTIGSNVEYIEENAFHSCTALTSINFPSRVKVIGAGAFGNCI
- a CDS encoding pyridoxamine 5'-phosphate oxidase family protein; this translates as MAGIKELIAQMADKLPITYISSVDQEGFPWTKAMLKPRKREGIKTFYFTTNTFSIRVAQYKANPKASIYFCDVEGFKGMMLRGTMEVLTDAASKEMIWRDGDEQYYPGGVTDPNYCVMKFTATDGRFYSDFYPRSFVIE
- a CDS encoding GNAT family N-acetyltransferase, producing the protein MNRITMETNRIILCPWRESDAETLYKWASDPDVGPRAGWPPHQNVEESLEIIRTVFNDVLHTWAIVLKETDEPIGAMGYGPSCECDLPAREGEPLIGYWVAKPYWNKGICTEALRLMLDHIRESTDIKSLISGHFVDNPASGRVMEKCGFVPTGEICIDENQYQGENRPIRVLRLELSSLHGAT
- a CDS encoding GyrI-like domain-containing protein is translated as MRIEEINGDEVIYMRRTGQYGEENYELMCKMKAWSNERGLLTDDAVLFGIALDNPQFTKPSECRYDVCLLASSAKDIAVEDQVETRNLCGGKYAVFTINHTKDAVTDFWKSFPTEMANNGVKIDFSRPIMERYSVKMVSNGFCEMCVPIVE
- a CDS encoding pyridoxamine 5'-phosphate oxidase family protein, giving the protein MAQMADKLPIAYISSVDQEGFPWTKAMLKPRKREGIKTFYFTTNTFSIRVAQYKANPKASIYFCDAEGFKGMMLRGTMEVLTDAASKEMIWRDGDTEYYLGGVTDPNYCVLKFTATDGRFYSDFYPRSFVIE
- a CDS encoding flavodoxin family protein is translated as MNILILSGSPRRGGNTDLLVEAFVKGVLQKHHVEVVSVHDYKVNPCMGCNACFRSEHHLCAQKDDMSVIYEKMAHADILVIASPVYFYGLSAQLKAVIDRCHNPVRDTFPIKKMALLLVGAATLPELFDSILVQYQLCLNFFKLEDAGRVLVRGVKDKGDIKNTNALNEAFELGQHI